DNA from Daucus carota subsp. sativus chromosome 1, DH1 v3.0, whole genome shotgun sequence:
TGTAAAATTCTATATCATATCACATTTTTCAGTCTGTACTCAGTCAACAATAAGTTTGCCTGTTATTTCTCTTCTTGTATTCATGtgaaatatttatctttttcaCTTAAAATGGCAATGTAACAAAGTTCTCCAATGATGTAGTGTACTTCTTGAATGTACACTAAACAAATATGAAAACCTGGTATATTACTATACTTGGTTACTGATACTGCTTAGAAGATAAACTTTTTAAGTTGGCAAATATACCCAAACATAAAGAATAAGGCACAATACATAAAATTACGAATCCATGAACACCCAACTAAACATTATATCTTGATTCACAGTTTTCCTTGCATTCGGGTGAGAAATTGGACTAAAATGTAAATACAATTTGGAGATAACAGACATGGTCCAGAAAACAAAGTATTTCAGTACCTGCCCATGATGCCGCATTCATTTCCAACCAAATTACTGAAGGCAGATGATGTAAAAATTAGGTAGAGTTTCTCATTCGTCTCTTGAGGCAGCATCCAACCCAGCAGAAGGGCTATCAGCAAAGTACTCCTGATGCTTGACATTCACACCATACTCTTGCAGCGCTTTCGAAAGGTCCTCCATCGCCAAGGTCAGGCGTTTATCCTTTTGAAGCTTGTCTCTTTTATCTTTGACTACCGCAGCTTGTCTTGCTTTACAGTGCTGAAGAGCATCACTAGCAACATCTGCAATGAACTTCTGTGTAGCTACAGCTACCAACCTAACAAGTCGTACGTCTGGACACTGAAACCCACCTTTGGCCAGATAATGCTCAGCCAATTCATCTGGTATAGTGGGGGTATAGTCCAGTAAGGAAGCCAAGAAATTGGAAAGTgcagcatcatcatcatgtttGTTTTCCTCCAACTGTTGCCTTTGGTTCATTTTCTGTTCCTAAAGAAAGAACTTCTAAACCTAAGAGTCAGATGGTGGGATAATATTAAATACTATCTTGATAGAAGATAAGCAAAAAACTTCTGGGTTATACTTTCAGTTTGAAAACCTATTTCAGAATCCTTAAGAAAAGAAGATTGATGGCGTTTGGAATAATTTTCTGCTCTTACATACTGGCTTCTGTTTGGAAACGaaaacacatatatgcaactactTACATTCTTCGAAACTGAAAGCAGCATCACAGAATATTATTAAAAggttacaaaatatatataataaaaactaaaacattttttttatcccGTTATGCCTATAAAAGTTGCAGCTACTTTCAGCTATTACAAGCAATAGATTTACTAGTGGAAGTAGAGGCATATGAAACTAATtaacacaaaaaaaataagatcatGAATATCAAAATTCAAAGGTTGTTACCAAGCCAGAAACTTTAGAAGATTAAGAAAACCTGAATGTACGCCAGAAAAAAAGGTGCAGACTAAGACATATTTACTAATCAGTAGCACTGGAGAAAATGATTTTTGACTCTGGTCTCTGCTATGAAAATATCATAATACTTTATCTTTTCAGGTTTAATTTAGGAAGCAAAACTTTCACAGGTTTTAAATAATAAGATAGTTACCGATAAAAAAAGATACATGAAGAAAATTACAGAGAATGCAAATCAGGCcttattatatattctaaaaaacAAGGAAACGAGTGCAGGATGCGGGATACATAGATttgaaaaatatgatgatacaaAGATTCAGGTGCGGGGTGATACGAGTACAtgacatatataataataccataaaatatgtatcttatgtaataacaaaatatattaacaaaattaataaaaatttggcGAATTGAATCAAATGTATACTTAAGTTAAAAGTTTCATTTTTGTATAAGCAAATATAGACATCGAATCTTAATACAATCTAagttcaaaattaaatataaaataacatattataGGTAAAGTCGTGCAAGCATCCGAGTATCCCCAAGTATCCAAGTATTTTACATTGGATAATCCAAGTATCCCTGCTATCTACTTTAAATGGAATAAAGGAAACCTTATTTATTCTGAGAAGCTCCTGTCAAGTGTAATTTATAACGAGTCCCCATTCCTAAATAACTTTAGATTCAGATATGATGGACAAACATTCAAACAAGGGCCAACTGAATATATGTCATTGTACGACACATAAGTTAACATGTTCCGGAATCAGGAAACATAAACTATTTTCCATAACAGATGTCAATATACAGGTTACATTAAATTATACATCTGTTAGTAGACAATAAACGTAAACACACAGTCCAGACGTTAGAACTTAAAATGCAATTTTGTGATCAGAAGGTCCGCAAAAGATCAGAAAAATTTAATCAGCCTTATAAGTTTACCGTCCACATGATAAACACACACGAGAATATAAACACCTCATGTCCGACTCCTCTTTTCACCCTTTCTAATTTACTTCTTGATCATCACAGGAAAATTAACCccatttattaaatatgagaatacaAACGCCTCATGTGCGACTCATTTTATTCTTCCCTATTCTAGTTTACTTCTTAATCACCGCAGGAAAATTAACCACATTATTAAATATGACTGTGACCTAACAATCTGCTCAATCATTAATTCAATATAACCGTTCCAAAACCGCGAAATGTATCTAGTTAATAAACATTGCTTACAACTGTAGCATATTAAATCCAATCCAATATACAAATCAATAAAAGATCACAAATTTAGAACAACAAAAGATCACAAATGTAGAATTTCAGAGACAATATTCACCAAATCAAGAAAAACCAAATTCTAACATCATGTAATTTAACCACACAAAAAAAGAATTATGCTACTGGGCTCATAAGAATTTAATTACATATATGACTAATATATTTCAAGACAGTATTTCACCAATTCAAGAAATACccaaatccaagaaacacaaaacaATACAGAACTATCATAAGTCATGACAAGAAATTAATCACCCAAAATAAGAATGAAGCCACTGGGCTACCAAGAATTCAAGTAGATAATCTGAAACGGCATCATAAAAAATAGGCTAGGGTTTGGTAATGAAACATGTAAATTTGATGTGACAGAAGAAAGATCGTACCTTTATGAATTAAGAGTGAAATTTGTGGGGGCGTGTCTAAGAAAGAAGTGGCTCCAGGGAGGGTTTTAATTGCCGGGAAAAGGGATAGAGTGTTTGTGTGCAAATAATCGGGTTGGGTATGAACCCCGCTTTTAAAGGATAGAGTACCATATTATAATTAAGGGgtgtaatcgagccgagccgagtcagAACACTCCCAGGCTCGGCTCGAGCTTGACTAAAAAGTTCGAGGCTGAGGCTCaggctcgagctcgagttcgaccgAGCCTTTAATTTTAAGTTCGAAGCTCGGCTTGTAAATAGTTcgataggctcgagttcggctcgaaagctcgaatcgagtcaccaaatattgacaaaaactcgaaatatgttcggttcgactcgagttcgattcgattaatatataaattataaataaaatattaaatatatttgtgaaaaatatttataataaaaaaaattaaaaaataatagaagCTCGATAAGGTTCGCGAACCTTACAAGCCGAGTGatttgaagctcgagctcggctcggtaaaacatccaaatagctcgagttcgagctcggctcgattattaccgaatcaaattcgaatattttacaAGCCGAGCTCGAGTAGTTCACGAACCgtttggtttgtttacaccCCTAACCATACCTACTCAGtattcccgcttagagcagggtctgaggagggtaaaatgtacgcagCCGGCAGCCCTGCTcctacccttaaagtagagagccTGTTTCTGTGAAGACCAccggcttagtgcacaacaataaataaaatagtgtgtgatacaatataaacgTAGTATcttagcccatggccttcttTACACGGGACTTACCTTTGCCCATGATTTTGTTACATGGGACTTACGTGTGACCAATGTTCTCCACCAATTGAATGATTTGAACGCTTTTCAGAAGATGATAACTTGAAAATGGACTCTGCCTCGAATATGATATTAAATGAAACCAACACCCATGTGCCAGAAAAAGTTTATGATTTCTAAACAGTTCCGTTTGTCCATGATGGGTCCATTGTTTAATCATTCAGAATCCATAAATATCCAAAACATGTGATTACATGTGCCGCACAAAGCCGCTGAAAATATGAATGAAATCTTGAAGATGGGAGAGAAGAAAATGAGAGCGGTTAGAGCGGTTTCATCGTCCAATTCAACCTGTAAATCCAAATATTATCTaactaatttgaaattaaactgaaatattattaatttaaacctTTTTAAAGGATAGAGTGTGCGCGCGCAAATAATCGGGTTGGGTATGAACCGCCGCTTTTAAAGGTTTCCGTTTTTCTCAAAATATATACCGCAAGAGTATCTCCGACGCTAAATATGAAACTGTTAGCTAAAACATAATTagctaaaaaaaattgagtcTGTAAGGATTTTTCTCCCGTGGATATTAGCTAAAACAATTagctatattcaaaatattattttaaatgtcaattataaatatacaataaaaaatttatttaattgttactctatattattgaaaacaaaataatatctataataaataatgattaattgtaataatttaacatttttatattattatattataattttttaaaaattttattgataataaaataacattttcacataatattacataacaatattatttataaaaaaaccataaataatacatatatacttgcaataataataacagtaccttaaatatttaaatttaaatattgtaaaaatgatttaagGTAGAATGTTATatgctataaataaaaaaataaaatttacaaggACAAGAATCAAAGTTAAAGTGAAATATTTTAAGCTAATTATCTTTTGATAAAAAGGGTTtgagaaaatcaaaattagaaagttaattattttttatttaatacaggtgaaaataaaaatataattaataaaaatatatatactgatactcctataaaaataataacttgaaaaaactaattaacaaaacttacttatattatgtaaaatatttacTAATTTTCTTTGTCACAATTGAcattaaataactatataagttatattagttttattatattattttttattataaatatttttacacttaacaatacataaaattaaattataaaaataaaaagttatacaaatatatataatagaattataatatcataatacatatataatataatatagacacCTAGGTTGGATGGAGCAGAGGTAAATGTTTtttgagttaaattttaaaagaaaatgacgGAGATATGATATagatcatttaaaaatattgttaacatGTCTCTGGAGTTagtgttttttttacatataagtATATGAGCTGACATGCAAATGTTAAAACTctgcattggagatgctctaatataaTTAGACCGCGTTGGAAATATTTATGGTCTGtttgttaatttgaattttagttaaaattctAGATTTGGACTcccaaaagaaaaattaataatattactcAAGCAAAATTAATAATAGAATTAGTAAACTATCGTACTCAAAGATAAACTCCAGGagacaatattatatataaagttgTAGACATATAttatatcaccataatattacagattatcactatattttaataataccaaaaaaaataatataatattaataatcaaatccagacctaatgctaaaaaaaatattataatgttaataatcaatCCAAAGCTAACGttagtaacaaaaaaaaatctgaacctaacattagtgacaaaaagaaaaataattatatattaatggcaagtttctaaatatacaataaattgactgacgaaaaaatctattttccttatagtattttaatttttaagaaattactAGTCATCATTTagttcatataaaataattatattataatcatCTTCTATTTTCAAAAACTTTCTCCCTCAAaacctatttaaaatttattattatgataATGAGGAACAAGTATTGTtgttaaattgatatatatatatatatatatatatatatatatatatatatatatatatatatatatatattgaattcttgttaaattgatatataaatcaataaaattcagggctttttttattcataaccaagttttcaatcttattttcaaaaatactacattgtccaatcttattttcaaaaaaactaCCTTAcggattccaaatatgaggtcgaaaatgacatttgaaaactggaacttgaaatcaggatttgtagttgcatatatggttgcatatgaggttgtattcaaTTGATTCTATTATAATCTAATgaccccgccaggggcacccatacatgagtggtaacttacagttttccgttgcatatgaggttgcatagcAATTAAATGCAaatgaaaactgtaagttatgggtgcccctggttgggtcattagattgcaatacaatcaactgaatgcaaactcATATACAACTAAATGcaatctcatatgcaactaaatgcaactgaaaactgtaagttacaacgGATGAATGTTGTGCCCCTCGCGGCGGGACCATTGGATTACAAtcaatcaactgaatgcaaccatatgcaactaaatacaaccatatacaatatatatcgattccaaagatgaggtcgaaaatgacatttgaaaattggaacttgaaatcaggatttgtagttgcttatatggttgcatatgcaaccaccgtatttttggaaaatattttcaaaaatatagtatatttgaatttttttagagaaagtagtatttttgaaaataaaattagaaaatgtagtatttttgaaaataagattgaaaaaacagtatacaaaGTAATTCTCCAAGACATGatttttaacaatattataaaagaaagtTCCGGGACAGTGCTGGGTTTACTCTAAATAATCATCGGCTCTGTAATCAACTTTACGGGCATGagataacatattattttattgtaatttgtaagtgtgttttcataaatttcaaaaattatgccTTACAaccttacaaaaaaataaataaattatgccTTACAAAGGTATCCTAATTCTGAACTGTAATTCTTTTATTGTTTCTTTAAGTATGTAACTCTCAAGTGTAAGACTCCATGGCCATGAAACTTGGAAgaaaattacaataatattgTAATGAAAAGTGACACAGGTTAATATACAATTTGAACAACTCGAgaatagtataatttaaatctaGCATTTTTTGCCCTCTGAACCATCCTCTTCTAGGTAAGCTTTCTTCCTCCTCTCCACCCTATCCAACAGACAAATCACAAAGAAACACGTGGCATAAACCGCCTGAACCTTCCAGCTACTCTTGGGCGCTTGATGTAACAATGCCATATGCAACACAGTCATATAATAATGTAACCCAACAGCAAAGCCCACAAAGGCCTGGCCCAAACTCAACACCTTCGAGCCCAGCCCAGTATTCATCGAAAACACCAAAATCATGTACATTACCAAGAGCAGAAGGTACAACATGTAAGCAAGTGTCTGCACCACTTGAATAAAAATGTACATGGTTGGCCAAGTCATGTAGAAACACTTTAGTGGCTCAAGACCGGTCAACAAGGCCGAAAGAGagagtataaaaaaatatatgtataaataaatatggacgaaaattaatattttctggAGCGAAAAATAAGCTTTGATACGGTTGAAAATGAAGGACACGAGAATGAGAGGGATGAGAATGAATGCACAAGAAACTACTGACGCAATGGCCGGCGCGTATTTTTTACCTACTAGGGGTGTAACGTTTTTTGTGATCTGCTTATTGGCTTTTTTGATATAAACCTGCGAAGTCGATGAGATTTTTTGGATATCGGGCATTAAATTCTCTTGAAATCTTGTGGTGAGATCGGTGAATTCGGATATCAAATCATCGTCGCTTATTTCCACGTCGGCCCAAATGGATTGTATCGGATTTTGAATATCAACAGACGCGGAATGTTGTAATGGTTGTTTGTGCGTGTCACTGGGTTTGGACTGGAGGGAGGAAATTTTGGTCGAATTTGATGGTTTTGAGGTGGAATTGAGCTTCTTGACTTGGGTTTTGATTGTTAAGGCTGAAGTTGTGGTTGGTTTGATgagtttggttttgtttttggCTAATGAACCCTCTTTGATGATTTTGGTCTGGTTTTTCGACGAGACATTATTGTTTGCTATCTTCTTCTTATTGATTGGCAAGTCATGATCACTCATAGCTTCGCCAATTGCCCTGCCTGCACCATCTTCGTCTTGTCGAATTTCGAGTAATTTTCGATTACTAAAATACCCTTCATTGCTGTGAGCTTGAGCAGTGGCAGCTCGGATGGAAGAGCAGGTGATCAGAAGACATGCAAGAGCAAGAAAGATTGGTCTCAGAAGTGGAGCCATGTAAAACAAGTGTGGATATTGAGAAAGGCCCTAGTTTAGAGGGTTATATACAAGAGAGTAATGGGTATTTTAATTAGTGGAATGATTAACaatttgtaataaaaaataattaaattattaatatagtgGGATGCCTATATGAGATAATGTGATTGGTAGTTGTGGTGTATGTGAAAGGATATGGGAGCTTAGGAAGACTTTTGGTGCAGATGTAGTAGAGTCCAGAAGATGGCGACGCCAGTGTCATGGGTTGAACTATCGATTTTTGTGGAATTTCTACGCGGATATTTCAGTTCTTAGTGCCTTTGTGCCGGCCAGTATGCTATCAAACAAAAGCCGTTTAGGAAAAAATGCATACATAAAACTACTGTATTTTTCGGTGATTACCAAATAAATTTTGAGTAAATATCTATGTTAAATCTTGTGAAGGCActtttagtactccctccgtctcttaatacttttcccatttgtacttttcacgtttgccaacgcaCAC
Protein-coding regions in this window:
- the LOC108194741 gene encoding transcription initiation factor TFIID subunit 10-like, which gives rise to MNQRQQLEENKHDDDAALSNFLASLLDYTPTIPDELAEHYLAKGGFQCPDVRLVRLVAVATQKFIADVASDALQHCKARQAAVVKDKRDKLQKDKRLTLAMEDLSKALQEYGVNVKHQEYFADSPSAGLDAASRDE
- the LOC108213930 gene encoding uncharacterized protein LOC108213930, which translates into the protein MAPLLRPIFLALACLLITCSSIRAATAQAHSNEGYFSNRKLLEIRQDEDGAGRAIGEAMSDHDLPINKKKIANNNVSSKNQTKIIKEGSLAKNKTKLIKPTTTSALTIKTQVKKLNSTSKPSNSTKISSLQSKPSDTHKQPLQHSASVDIQNPIQSIWADVEISDDDLISEFTDLTTRFQENLMPDIQKISSTSQVYIKKANKQITKNVTPLVGKKYAPAIASVVSCAFILIPLILVSFIFNRIKAYFSLQKILIFVHIYLYIYFFILSLSALLTGLEPLKCFYMTWPTMYIFIQVVQTLAYMLYLLLLVMYMILVFSMNTGLGSKVLSLGQAFVGFAVGLHYYMTVLHMALLHQAPKSSWKVQAVYATCFFVICLLDRVERRKKAYLEEDGSEGKKC